The stretch of DNA AGGAGTCCGAGCATCCAGCAGGTGCGACACTACACCAGACTAGACTCTCTCTCACTGAAAGGTGACCAGCTTAAGTGTAGAACACTTAAGGTGGTGCACCACCATAGTTGCTTTATCGCCTCCCTCTGAATGTATTATCACATCACTCCAATGCGTTGCTGTGTCTATAAACACTCCAATCTCTCTCTGaatgtctcttccccccccccccccccccccccgcccgcatGGTGCAGCTATCAGTCGCCAGTAACCGCTTGGTGCGGATGATGGGCGTGTCCAGACTGACGGATCTGAGGGTTCTCAACCTGCCCAACAACAGCATCGGCTACATCGAGGGCCTCCGGGACCTGCCCCACCTGGAGTGGCTCAACCTGGCCGGCAACAACATCAAGGTGGGCGTGGACCCTGCAGTTCTCAAAGTCATTTCCTTCCCGTCTGTACAAACACGTTCtagatgctgtgtgtttgtgtgtttgtgcgtgtgtgctccgCTCAGGTCGTTGAGCAGCTCGACAGCTGTGTAGCTCTTCAGCACCTGGACCTGTCAGACAATAACATCTCAAACATCGGTGGTCTGACCAAGCTGATGGCCCTAAAGGTGAGACCCACCTCCAGAGTCCGTGCTTGGGAGAGATCCAGAGATGATCCAGGCGGAGGGTTGGGAAGCATCTCTGTATAGGTTTGGTGGTCCAGGCCTGGTGATAGGCTAGCCTGCTGTCATCTGTCTAATTTCTGGAAGTTTAAGAACTAGTGCTCGATGGCAGTCCTTGACTCAGCTTTGATTCACAGGCTTGCTTTTATTTTACAGACACTCCTGCTTCACGGGAACAGCATCACAACATTACGCACAGTCCCCGGCCATTTGCCCGCCCGCCTCGCCATCCTATCGCTGGCTGAGAACGAGATAAGGGACCTCAACGAGGTAATACACTCGAAACAATACACCTTCTGTTTACAAATGAccatctcctctctgtgtgtcctgtccaacTTATTTTATCCCCTCTGTCTCGCTCATCCCTCTCGGGCCGTGTGCCTCTGGCAGGTCTCCTACCTGACCGCTCTCCACGACCTAGAGCAGCTGTCCATCATGAGCAACCCTTGCGTCATGGCAACGCCTTCGTTGCCAGGATTCGACTACCGGCCGTATGTCATGAGCTGGTGCCTCAGCCTGAAGATTCTGGACGGTTTCGTGGTGTCACAGAAAGAAGGGTGAGTCCAGTTCCAGAATACCTACTGAGAAAGAGCAGCCTTCCCTATGTTTGTAGGTGTGGCAACCAAGCTCTCATTTACCCCGCCTGGAAGACGTGGGTTACTATCGGTGTCACCGGACAGGAAGCTAGGATCCCGCATCCGAAAAGAGTATTAAGTGAAAGTCTAGAGTCCGTTTAGGTATGGAGTTACACTTCTCTCCTTACTGGTTAGCttgtgtcttcttcttcttcctgtcgGATATCAGTTTAAAGGCAGAATGGCTGTACAGCCAGGGTAAAGGACGCACGTATCGCCCAGGGCAACATGTACAGCTGGTGCAGTATCTGGCCACCGTTTGCCCTTTGACCTCCTCGCCAGCCCTGGAGACAGCGGAAGACGCCAAACTGGAGAAGATCCTCAGCAAGCAGAAGTGAGTTAAATAACCCCACTCCCTACTTCCTGGAAGTTTCTCTTCCGTTGTCATAGTTGCCTGGCATtgcctttctttcctttcccaCTCACACGTTGTGTTCTTCTTCATTTATTGGACAACTGACGTGTGCGTCAGTTTTGAAGGTGTTTCTTGCTGGTCTGGCCATCCCATATGTGCATCCTTCGTGTCTCCCCTAGGCTTCATCagaagcagctgcagcagcagaccCAAGGAGGCTTCCCCTACCCTGCACGCCCCACCCAGCTAGATGTGGAGACACACAGCCCCCTCTCAGCAGGCCCACCAGGGGGAGCAAGAGAGGCAGATGCACCCAGTGCGCCTCCACCTGcacctccagacagacagacaggtgggagATCAAAGTGGAAACAAACCGTTTATCCGGATGCTTTTCTCCTAAGCACAGTATTCTGGTGTGTTCTGTGGAGACTGAGAAAGTATTTTGAACACATCTttgtctgcctgcatgtctgctttccctgtccgtctgcctgtctacATCTTCCTGTGCGTCcgactctctctctacccccagaGCCGTCCGTACAGGTGAACACCTGGCTGGGTGGCGACTGCTCCAACATGGCTGCCCCAGTGGTCCGCAGCCCCCGGGCTGTCGAGGAGCGTCTGTACCTGGAGGACGTGCAGACGGACGAGTACAAGCTTAACGGCAGCCTGCTCACCTCTGAGTCCACCTTCCTGCCCTTCAGCACAGAGCTTGACCCCAACGCCGTCCGCTCTGACAGCGAGGACGAGACCGAGACGTTTGAGCCCGACTCCCTCGCGCCAGAACACCCACCTCGACCGAGAAGGACCCCTACTAAAAAGATCCAGCAGACGGAGGTGGAACTTGGAcaggagcgagagaaggagagggaaaatgagagggagaggaaagaagaaagaGGGCTTGAAGTGGCTATTGACAGTCACCTGCACAATACATCCAATTCAACCATCGGTCAACCCATAGCAGCAGACAGCCAATTACAATCGCCTCTGAATCAAGCAACAAGCTCAGACTGCCTCGCAGTGGAAGTGAGGACGGGGCCTAAACAGGAAGAAGTGTCGACGCGTCCCTCTGATAGGTTGAcccagtgtgtggaggacagggcGGCATTGAGGATTCAGGCATGGTGGAGGGGGCTGTACACTCGTCACTGCCTCCCGCTGGTCAAAGAGGTGCGCCACGAGATCCGTCTCCACAGGATGCAAGAACACATCGTCTTCCTGTCAGGAGAGCTTGAGAGGTACGAGACAGTCagttagctcagtggttagagcacctGACTACAAATCAAGAGGTCGCTGTTTGAAATGTCCCCCTGTTCTGTATGATGCTTTGGATAAATGTGTttgacaaataaatacattgttatTTGTTATTCATGTAGATTTTTTTCACAGATAAGTCAAGCTAAACAatgtataaatatgtatttcgTGACACAGGGTGCAGAAGCAGTACGAAgaagagagactacagagactgaTCCAAGAGGAAGCGGTCAAGTTCTTGTGGAAACAGGTTCTTTGGCATCTGTAACTAATCAGAGTattcagcacaacacacacaatgcatgTTCTGATTcacatctcccccctctctctctgcagttccAGTCCATGCAGCAGTGGCAGCGCTCGGTCGAGGCGCAGCTAACCAGCGTGACACATGCTGTGCCGTCAGCCCCGGCACCTGGTTCCTCCTCCGCCCctgccctccagctcctcctgcctGTGGCCTCCAGTACTGCAGGACCAGCCTGCCCGGCCACAGACCTCTCCTTCCCAGATTCCGGCTTCCAGTCCACAAGCGAAAACCGGGCGGCACTAGAAGACAGCCTCCTCAGCAGTGGAACAGGGGATTCCTTGGAGACGGTGCGAGCGCTGGCAGTGGGCGGGTTGAAACCCGGGCGTGGCGCGGTAGGGGAGGACAGCCCAGACTGCAGTCTGCTGGAGCAGTACCTCTCCTCGGTCCagcagagagaacaggaagcagaggaCGGGGCTGCCAGCGACAGAACAGAGaccccacagcccccctcctcacccctctccttgaCTGGAACGCCTCAAGCACAGTCACTCCCTCAGAGTGGATTGGAGAGGGAAGATAAAGACTGTCATCAGGAAGGCACAAGCCCTGTATGAATTTCACCCTCCTTGAAGCAGTCTCTGAGATAATAGGATTTGATTGGGACTTCTCTACACACAACGGTGCCCCATTCAGTCATTTTAGATAATTTATTTATCCAAGCAAGGAGAAAGACTGTCGCTACAGCTATCCTGTTTCCCCTAATGGACTCTGAGTGAACAGGGGCACATTGTAGCCTGACAGCCAAGCTGTGCTGCAGCATCTGTGAATATACAGTTTATCCCCCATTTGAGAATATAATGCCTTAGTATTGTTGAAAATGAGTGATTGTAAATATGTGTCAAAGTGAGGTCCTTGTCAGGATAAGAGTTCAGAAGCTCCAAAGGACGTTTCCAGATGTGAACAATGTGTGTGTCGAATGTGTAGATTATCTTTAGGTAAAACTTTAGGTAAAATAGGAGACGTTTTAATGGTATTTAATCAGTTTGTTGATATTACGTGATACAATCTCAAATGTACGTTTGTAAAATAAAGCATTTTCCTTCACGAGTTTGTTTTTCTATTATCGCTTCATATCTGTCAAATATCATTAACAGTTAAAAGAAAAGCCT from Hypomesus transpacificus isolate Combined female chromosome 23, fHypTra1, whole genome shotgun sequence encodes:
- the cep97 gene encoding centrosomal protein of 97 kDa; the encoded protein is MGISDLSMDTVTGPVVDLSAQALQKLEATFCCSEDTHTLILDRNHIMKLDYLERSPSIQQLSVASNRLVRMMGVSRLTDLRVLNLPNNSIGYIEGLRDLPHLEWLNLAGNNIKVVEQLDSCVALQHLDLSDNNISNIGGLTKLMALKTLLLHGNSITTLRTVPGHLPARLAILSLAENEIRDLNEVSYLTALHDLEQLSIMSNPCVMATPSLPGFDYRPYVMSWCLSLKILDGFVVSQKEGLKAEWLYSQGKGRTYRPGQHVQLVQYLATVCPLTSSPALETAEDAKLEKILSKQKLHQKQLQQQTQGGFPYPARPTQLDVETHSPLSAGPPGGAREADAPSAPPPAPPDRQTEPSVQVNTWLGGDCSNMAAPVVRSPRAVEERLYLEDVQTDEYKLNGSLLTSESTFLPFSTELDPNAVRSDSEDETETFEPDSLAPEHPPRPRRTPTKKIQQTEVELGQEREKERENERERKEERGLEVAIDSHLHNTSNSTIGQPIAADSQLQSPLNQATSSDCLAVEVRTGPKQEEVSTRPSDRLTQCVEDRAALRIQAWWRGLYTRHCLPLVKEVRHEIRLHRMQEHIVFLSGELERVQKQYEEERLQRLIQEEAVKFLWKQFQSMQQWQRSVEAQLTSVTHAVPSAPAPGSSSAPALQLLLPVASSTAGPACPATDLSFPDSGFQSTSENRAALEDSLLSSGTGDSLETVRALAVGGLKPGRGAVGEDSPDCSLLEQYLSSVQQREQEAEDGAASDRTETPQPPSSPLSLTGTPQAQSLPQSGLEREDKDCHQEGTSPV